A single region of the Ursus arctos isolate Adak ecotype North America unplaced genomic scaffold, UrsArc2.0 scaffold_10, whole genome shotgun sequence genome encodes:
- the POU4F1 gene encoding POU domain, class 4, transcription factor 1, translated as MMSMNSKQPHFAMHPTLPEHKYPSLHSSSEAIRRACLPTPPLQSNLFASLDETLLARAEALAAVDIAVSQGKSHPFKPDATYHTMNSVPCTSTSTVPLAHHHHHHHHHQALEPGDLLDHISSPSLALMAGAGGAGAAGGGGGAHDGPGGGGGPGGGGGPGGGGPGGGGGGGGPGGGGGGPGGGLLGGSAHPHPHMHGLGHLSHPAAAAAMNMPSGLPHPGLVAAAAHHGAAAAAAAAAAGQVAAASAAAAVVGAAGLASICDSDTDPRELEAFAERFKQRRIKLGVTQADVGSALANLKIPGVGSLSQSTICRFESLTLSHNNMIALKPILQAWLEEAEGAQREKMNKPELFNGGEKKRKRTSIAAPEKRSLEAYFAVQPRPSSEKIAAIAEKLDLKKNVVRVWFCNQRQKQKRMKFSATY; from the exons ATGATGTCTATGAACAGCAAGCAGCCTCACTTTGCCATGCATCCCACCCTCCCTGAGCACAAGTACCCGTCGCTGCACTCCAGCTCTGAGGCCATCCGGCGGGCCTGCCTGCCCACGCCGCCG CTGCAGAGCAACCTCTTCGCCAGCCTAGACGAAACGCTGCTGGCGCGGGCAGAGGCGCTGGCGGCCGTGGACATCGCCGTGTCCCAGGGCAAGAGCCACCCATTCAAGCCAGACGCCACGTACCACACGATGAACAGCGTGCCATGCACGTCCACATCCACCGTGCCGCTGgcgcaccaccaccaccaccaccatcaccaccaggcGCTCGAGCCTGGCGACCTGCTGGACCACATTTCGTCGCCCTCTCTCGCGCTCATGGCCGGCGCGGGTGGCGCGGGcgcggccggcggcggcggcggcgcccaCGACGGCCCGGGGGGCGGCGGAGGCCCGGGGGGCGGCGGAggcccgggcggcggcggccccgggggcggcggcggcggcggtggcccggggggcggcggcggcggcccgggcGGCGGGCTGCTAGGCGGCTCGGCGCACCCTCATCCGCACATGCACGGCCTGGGCCACCTGTCGCacccggcggcggcggccgccATGAACATGCCGTCGGGTCTGCCGCACCCCGGgctggtggcggcggcggcgcaccacggcgcggcggcggcggcggcggcggcggcggccgggcaGGTGGCGGCGGCCTCAGCGGCTGCGGCCGTGGTGGGCGCGGCGGGCCTGGCGTCCATCTGCGACTCGGACACGGACCCGCGCGAGCTCGAGGCGTTCGCCGAGCGCTTCAAGCAGAGGCGCATCAAGCTGGGCGTGACGCAGGCCGACGTGGGCTCGGCGCTGGCCAACCTCAAGATCCCGGGCGTGGGCTCGCTCAGCCAGAGCACCATCTGCAGGTTCGAGTCGCTCACGCTCTCTCACAACAACATGATCGCGCTCAAGCCCATCCTGCAGGCGTGGCTCGAGGAGGCCGAGGGCGCGCAGCGCGAGAAAATGAACAAGCCCGAGCTCTTCAACGGCGGCGAGAAGAAGCGCAAGCGGACTTCCATCGCAGCGCCGGAGAAGCGCTCCCTCGAGGCCTACTTCGCCGTACAACCCCGGCCCTCCTCCGAGAAGATCGCCGCCATCGCCGAGAAACTGGACCTCAAAAAGAACGTGGTGCGGGTGTGGTTTTGCAaccagagacagaagcagaagcGGATGAAATTCTCCGCCACTTActga